In the Geothermobacter ehrlichii genome, one interval contains:
- a CDS encoding ABC transporter substrate-binding protein, with protein MTRRQFVTGLLLGGLLFARPLLAAPPQGTADEILLGMSTVLSGPAAELGVEMRRGVLAGLERANRNGGIDGRRLRLISMDDGYEPERTAPNMHKLLEQDRVLAIIGNVGTPTAIAALPLIRKNQTLFFAPFSGAGVLRHTPPERFVINLRASYAEEIDAMVQALVEKGGVPPARIAFFTQRDGYGDAGYVGGFASLRRYGLKDDQQVLHVRYRRNTLAVENALADLLLAEPSPRAVILVGTYAPCAKFIRLARQAGLDALFLNVSFVGSAALARELGEAGNGVVITQVVPHPQQSALPLVQAYREDIRKIEGASPSFVSLEGYAAARILVAGLKKADRPLTRSSVIDGLERLGRFDIGLGIPLHISPTEHQASHRVWPTRLENGRIVPASWEEILRDLPTERRP; from the coding sequence TTGACAAGGAGGCAATTCGTTACAGGACTGCTGCTGGGTGGACTGCTGTTTGCCCGTCCGCTTTTGGCGGCGCCCCCCCAGGGAACGGCTGACGAGATCCTGCTCGGCATGTCCACCGTCCTGAGCGGGCCGGCCGCCGAACTCGGTGTGGAAATGCGACGCGGCGTTCTGGCCGGACTGGAACGGGCCAACCGCAACGGCGGCATTGACGGCCGGCGCCTCCGCCTGATCAGCATGGACGACGGTTATGAACCCGAGCGAACCGCCCCCAACATGCACAAATTGCTGGAGCAGGACAGGGTGCTGGCGATCATCGGCAACGTCGGCACCCCGACGGCTATTGCGGCGCTGCCCCTGATTCGAAAAAACCAGACGCTCTTTTTTGCTCCCTTCTCCGGCGCCGGCGTTCTGCGCCACACCCCTCCCGAGCGTTTCGTCATCAACCTGCGGGCCAGTTACGCCGAAGAAATCGATGCCATGGTCCAGGCCCTGGTCGAAAAAGGCGGTGTGCCCCCCGCCAGGATCGCCTTCTTCACCCAGCGCGACGGTTACGGCGATGCCGGCTATGTCGGCGGCTTCGCGTCTCTGCGCCGCTACGGACTGAAAGACGATCAGCAGGTGCTGCACGTCCGTTACCGTCGCAACACCCTGGCAGTCGAGAACGCTCTGGCCGATCTGCTGTTGGCCGAGCCGTCGCCTCGCGCCGTCATCCTCGTCGGCACCTACGCTCCCTGCGCCAAGTTCATCCGCCTCGCCCGCCAGGCGGGACTCGACGCCCTGTTTCTCAACGTTTCCTTCGTCGGCAGTGCCGCCCTGGCCCGCGAACTCGGCGAGGCCGGAAATGGCGTGGTCATAACCCAGGTCGTTCCCCATCCGCAGCAAAGCGCCCTCCCGCTGGTACAGGCCTATCGCGAAGACATCAGGAAAATCGAAGGAGCGTCTCCCAGCTTCGTCAGCCTGGAAGGTTACGCAGCCGCCCGGATTCTAGTGGCCGGACTGAAAAAGGCCGACCGTCCCCTGACCCGCTCTTCGGTCATCGACGGACTTGAACGACTCGGCCGCTTCGACATCGGACTGGGCATCCCCCTGCACATCAGCCCGACCGAACACCAGGCCAGTCACCGCGTATGGCCGACCCGGCTTGAAAACGGACGCATCGTCCCCGCCAGCTGGGAAGAGATCCTTCGCGACCTGCCCACGGAACGCCGACCATGA
- a CDS encoding sigma-54-dependent transcriptional regulator produces the protein MHGRIYICDDEVGMLRYLKKMLAGWGAEVKTFECPLTMLQALRGNGPAADLLLLDIRMAEMDGLETLRQVRSLLPELPVIMMTGHGSIESAVEAMKLGAQNYLTKPFPQEQLRAVIEQSLQRRKLLEENRNLKQKLNRESGQQEVVFKSALFAEIYDLAMRVTGVDSPLLILGESGCGKELVARDVHRHSPRSNAPFLAINCAALTEPLLESQLFGHVRGAFTGALQNRQGLLAAAEGGTLFLDEIGELSPALQAKLLRVLQQGEYLPVGSTRPRHADVRFMAATNRNLEEEVAAGRFREDLYYRLNVITLELPPLRRRPEDIPPLVEHFLAKVAERLGQPRKRADREFLTCLHRYGWPGNVRELENVIERSVVLARGDTLTPDLLPAKIRHAEVPPEAPFLESYTLRDAEKLQISRALDKTGWNKSRAAELLGITRKTLDKKIRDFQLAPEKPR, from the coding sequence ATGCACGGACGGATCTATATCTGCGACGACGAAGTCGGCATGCTGCGCTATCTGAAAAAGATGCTGGCGGGCTGGGGCGCCGAGGTAAAGACCTTTGAATGCCCGCTGACCATGCTCCAAGCGTTGCGGGGAAACGGCCCGGCCGCCGATCTGCTGCTGCTGGACATCAGGATGGCAGAAATGGACGGGCTGGAAACACTGCGCCAGGTTCGCAGCCTCCTTCCGGAGCTGCCGGTCATCATGATGACCGGACACGGCAGCATCGAGTCGGCGGTCGAGGCGATGAAACTCGGCGCCCAGAACTACCTGACCAAACCCTTTCCCCAGGAACAGCTGCGCGCCGTCATCGAACAGTCACTGCAGCGCAGGAAACTGCTGGAAGAAAACCGCAACCTGAAACAGAAGCTGAACCGGGAATCGGGACAGCAGGAAGTCGTTTTCAAAAGTGCCCTCTTCGCCGAAATCTACGATCTCGCCATGCGGGTCACCGGTGTCGATTCCCCGCTGCTGATCCTGGGGGAAAGCGGCTGCGGCAAGGAACTCGTCGCCAGGGACGTCCATCGGCACAGTCCGCGCAGCAACGCTCCCTTTCTCGCCATCAACTGCGCCGCCCTGACCGAACCCCTGCTCGAAAGCCAGCTCTTCGGCCATGTCAGGGGGGCCTTTACCGGCGCGCTGCAAAATCGGCAGGGTCTGCTGGCCGCGGCCGAGGGAGGCACCCTGTTTCTCGACGAAATAGGCGAACTGAGTCCGGCACTGCAAGCCAAGCTGCTGAGGGTACTGCAGCAGGGAGAGTATCTGCCGGTCGGCTCCACCCGACCCAGACACGCCGATGTCCGCTTCATGGCCGCCACCAACAGAAACCTGGAGGAGGAAGTCGCGGCCGGGCGTTTCCGTGAAGATCTCTATTACCGGCTCAACGTCATCACCCTCGAACTGCCTCCCCTGAGACGTCGCCCGGAAGACATACCTCCCCTGGTCGAACACTTTCTCGCCAAGGTCGCCGAACGGCTGGGGCAACCGCGCAAACGGGCCGACAGGGAGTTTCTCACCTGCCTGCACCGCTACGGCTGGCCCGGCAACGTCCGGGAGCTGGAAAACGTCATCGAACGCAGCGTCGTCCTGGCGCGCGGCGACACCCTGACTCCCGACCTGTTGCCGGCGAAAATCAGACACGCAGAGGTGCCTCCGGAAGCGCCCTTCCTCGAATCCTACACCCTGCGCGACGCTGAAAAACTCCAGATCAGCCGGGCGCTGGACAAGACCGGCTGGAACAAGAGCCGCGCCGCCGAACTGCTCGGCATCACCCGCAAGACCCTCGACAAGAAAATTCGCGACTTTCAGCTCGCCCCGGAGAAACCCCGTTGA